AGCACATTAATTTTTGTGCTCCTGTTATCCCAACTCGACGGTGCAAGGGAGATGACGGGCAACCCATTCTTCTCCGTGTTGAGCCGGTGGATTCTATGGAGGACGAGCAATATAGATCGAGATGGCGTGTGCCTCAATTGACGCTTTCTTATACCTCACAAGGTGTACATCCCTTACGCGATTCACTCAAATCGCATGACCAATGTACACTGTAAAGGTACTTTGATCACCAGAATACCATCAAATGTTGCACGAGAAGGTGGAAGGTCGCGATAACTGGGTTGCATATCATTGGGGATATATCTAGGGTGGGAGAAACGCAAAGATTACGTAGTTCAGGGAGACGAAGTTGATGAACCGATGGATTACTATGATGATTGTCTCAATTGGTTTCGTAGTATTATCAAACGGTTCATCAGCCAAGGATATCAATTAGATTGGCCACTCCCTCTAAACTGCACTCCGTATGGTGGGCCATTACATGTCATGGTGAGTTATTTccttttattcaaatttaattgatatttaCTGTTAACCtaattaataattgaaattGCTTTTTGTAGACGCAATAGATGATGCACATTCATGACTACATGCACTCAGAGTGATATGTATGTTCTGCACAGTCAAACGAATTGCTTAAGGTGTACAATAGTGTGATGGTGGGTCGTGGATATGAGCACTTGCTTCGACTATTACTGTGGGACATTATTCCTGGTTCATCCACACAAGCAGATGCTCCGAGAATATCAACTAAGGATCAATCGCCATATATACTTAGTTTATATCCGACGGCTCATAGGCCCTCTCAGGGCGGGTGTTTATACGTATCTCTTGTTCATCCCACTAACTTTAGGGTTTGAGAACAATTAGATAGTAAGTATACCCTTGTAGTTTATCCAAGTCTAAATTCTATTTATGAAGGCAATATACCCCCTACTTATTCTTAGACTATGTATGTAACtttgtatatatttgtataattttGGGGTTGGAGAACCattgtatatatttgtatgtataatgTTATTTAGATTGTTATATATTGGGTGTATGAATgagaaaattaatgaaaattagTGTATGGATTTGATTTTACtacaattatgtatttataagAAGTtgtacataaaaaataaaaacaaaagctaGAAAAACGATACTTCAATCAGCGTTTTCCTGGAAGGGTAGGGACAAGGCTGGCACAATTTAGCTGAAAGGGAAACGTTGTAAAAGATAACGTTCTCACTTGAATAAAAACGATGTTATAGACCAAACCCAATACATGACTCATTGGGGCCTAAAAACGCTCTTTAAGATAGCGTTTCAAACGCTTAGTTTGGAAAATATGTTTGAGGCTTAGTTaggaatttaaattaaaaaaaaaaaaaaactaatttgttTCACTGTTTCCTCAAGCTCACAGCCTAAAGGGCAAGTCCATCTCAATAACCATTTTTACATTTATCGTGTTGTAACCCATTGCCTCCGATGGAAAGGGAGTGACTTATCTCATACAACATGACCTCCATTTGTCAGCACTAAAGAAGTTTTGTGTCATTGCCTCCATTAGAGAGTGATTTATCGCCTACAACATGACCTCTATTTGTCAGCTCTTGAGCACCATTACAAGTTTACAATAGCCTTCATCTGGATTGTAATTTGTATAGTTCAAACTTTAAACTCAcaataaataatcaaatcaGTGCCAAACAATGTTAGCAAGATATAGTTCCCCTAGCACAAGTACACTCATCTATCTTCCCATCTTCTGTATTCATCCTACCATGAGCATACGCTGTAAAACATATTTCCACCCTACCAGTCTATGtgtcattttttttacattattgATCAATCACTCGTAATTTGATATTACTCTTAAATCTAAagctaaaaatattatttaattcatcTCAATGCAGTGAGCAAAGATGTCAAAATGAGAAAGCAAAAAATGATATGTGCGCAAGCTCTAAGAAATCCAACACGAGAACCAAGAGTAAGCAGATGTAGTAACCATTGTATATCATTCATTAACTTCAAAATTTTCTAACATAACTTTAAGGTAGAAACTGACACTAAGTCATATATAATAAAGATCTAGTACAAAATTTCTCCTAACGGATGCCACAGTGAAGCATAAGAGGAGTTTCAAAGAAAAGATTACTCATCTTCCTGGCTACGCAGCCTAGCTAGCTTGTTTGTTACAACAATGTCTAGCTGTGCAGCACGCTCAACAATATCTTTTCGTTTTTTGGTTGAAACATTATGTGCTATTTCCGCACAATACATCCTGAACAAGCAATGATAAATAGTTCCCAGTCAGACAATACACAAAAGAACAAGGACAACATGAAACGAGGGGAGAGAGGGGTAAATCTGCTACCTGTTGTGCATCATTAACAACCCCAGCTCGTTAACGTTGTGAACAACGAACTTCTTAAAACCATTTGGTAAATAGTGACGAGTTTTCTTATCGGACCCGTACCCTATGTTGGGCATAAGAGTGCATCCCTTGAACTTCCTTCTTACCCGTGAATCAATACCCTTGGGCCTACGCCAGTTAGTCTGCAGGAGGCAAACATTtcagatcaatgaagaaaagcaattccaaacaaaaaaaagatgTTAAATAACTCCATAGTAATCTCCATAAGCCTGCATTTGGTACGAAAAGTTGACAAGGCAATAGGCATTACTCTTCAACTGGATAACAACTACACCTGTTACATACAAATTGCGAGGAAACAAATGACATTTTTTCCTCCTTCATGCTCAATCTCTCCCACTAGAGATTTGTCCCAATTTTCCACTCTCTAATTCATCCAACTACTCTCCTCAACagcattatattattattgcgaCTAAGACTTCAGCATTTTTCGAGtcacatcattattattattgattgagTTCAATTTATTTCTGCATGTTCAATTGATTTGAATGCCACTTTTAGGAAATCCAATGGAACTTTATTTCTCAGAATTGTGTTCCTTGGACTCCAGTTCAAGAAAATGAGGTTGACAAAGCAATCAAAAAATTCATCAAACTTCCAGAAATCATCTCAATGGTATCTCTTCATCATCATAGCATGTCATCTATGATGGCTCTTCAGTTTCTAGACAGGTCAGTCCTCTGCAATTCCatatctttaaattttttttcttctgatttttgattttattgagCTTACTTTATCATTGTTTATCGATctcaaattgtgaaaaaaaaaaaaaaaaaaaactatctgGCAAATTGGAAAAAGGTTACATTGCTGTATTGTGAGGTTAGTTGAGCGGGCATGCTCTTGGTAAACTAGAGTTTTAATTAGGTTTCAAATGGTCAATTTGCAGGATAAATGACATTGATTTGTCGGTATAGTTTGTAGAATTAGGCAAGTTTTTTGACATATATTTGACGCCATTGAAGTTGTCCGTAAGCTTTTAGCAAATCTAACTCTTATTTCTGAAGCCATCGAAATTATACcgattattttagtttatttttagaaaataaggtTCAAGCCAAACAAACACTAATTTCAAAGCTTTTCATCACCTTTACCTTTTCTTAAACATTTCGATTCCGCTCGCCTCCAATTATTTAAACCAAACAAGACCTAAAATACCTAGAAAGAAACCATAGAAAGACCTTACCTTAACGGAGATCTTGCGGTCGCTTTGAGGCCTCTTGAATTGCTTGAGACGTTTCTTAATGATTTTTTTGTCCAATAGGGGTACCGCCATTGCTGCTTTCTACAGATTATCAAACAAACTGTGAGTTATAAAGTGTATTATAGCAATATAATCATTGATGCATGAATTTAATACAGAAATCATGGAAATGCAGTATTGAAGAacgagagagaaagagagaaaccTTCGCGAGACTGGGAGCTTTCGCGGCTACCGTCTAATCCGATATGTCGCTGCTAGGGCTTGTTTGCTGTTCTTATTTACTAGTATTTAAATTCCAATATTGACCCATACCCGAACTCGCTTGGCCGTTCCAAATACTTCCAAACATAGCACCCAAATTCTTTTATTAAAGGGTTTCACCAGACATGTCTCATACTTGGTTTAAATAACCTAATAATAGTAACTTTTAGTTAtaaactttttgttttgagatcgtctcatcTTGAGATAGTCTTATCATATCATactatttattaaaaagattgaaaaattacaagtgCATTTATTGAGAGTTTTCCACAAGGCCTACAACAAATTATGATATTtgctaaatatatattatttggcAAGTTATTTTTACAACCAGTTATTttctacaaattaaaataaaaaaaaatcaaacatctaagtaagttgtttttttaattgttttcgattgatttaaacaattgtaaatttttaatatcttcacTTTTAAATTTGATCACAATCACATTGTTAACatctatctataatctataatctataaaaacTACTAATTAATAAACAAGACTGACACGTGTTACACTCTCAGCAGTGAAAATCATTTCATAATGTAGTACAATTTAACATACATAAGAAAATTTGGTAAACAATATCATTTACAAAGTATTTACCTTGGTAAAAGAGAATAACTTCGTGATATAGCAAAATGAAACATGACTAAATTTATAAACCAGAATTATTTtccaatattatttccaaaataaaagagaataatatcttgatatagcaaaattattttcaatattatttacCAACCGTAGAATATTCATATCTTCATAATTATAGTGACATATAAATTCATGTCATTGCTACTTATTTACTTCGTATTCCTATttgcttaaaaaattatttttatttaataaataggtAATTTcaactataaataattttttaaagaaaataattatacgAACGGTAACATTTTTTCAAGATCTTTAAAATGAtatcaaatttataatatttttgactcttttaaaataaattaaaaaaatcatttaattattcaaaaataatattgctttattataaaaaaaataaatttatattaatttagtaaaaacttttatgtaaatttattcataaaaatatagttttggaaaaaataaatataagataTCACTAAAATGCAATTGCAAACTACTTGCCTACTTTCTATTTgcttaaaaaaagtatttttaattactaaatagataattttacctaaaaatatttattttaaataaaaattatacaaacgGTTTTTTTCATGATCTTTAAAATGAGACcaactttgtaattttttgactctttttaaaaaaattaaagaaatctttcaattaataaaaaaaaaataattaggcTTTgtttaaatactccctccgttcttttaagttcttctaccttactataacgggtagtttcataagtctttcactttagaatactttatatttttagaaagtttttatcccacttttactcTTTAAAAcctccattttcttttaatgtaccccttttcttttatttataattattttctctctcatactttcaatacaatcattactttacactactatttaattaaaataatacctgctataacctcatacttccaatacaatcattacttcacactactatttaattaaaataatacccactacaacccaaagattttaTCTTCTTTAATTTGTGTGAAAAACTCAAAgtggaagataaaaaagaacaaagggagtaaatcattttgaatttattttaaaattgtgaattagttgtaatcatttactttttgaaacAAACTTAAGTTATTCATAATACATTTTGTTTTACCATttattatttcataatttaatagaaaataaattatatactcaaaaatctttaaaacaaatattacaCATATAATCTTTAAAGTAAATAAtctttaaaacaaatattatataagtaaaaaattgaatttttatcgactcaaaaacttttttttcaatCTCTGTACATAGCACGAGTATCTATCTAGTAGGTATATACGAATTAttgtattttctttataatctACACACTTACATCCATGCATTGCACGGACATACATTCATAAAACAAGGTCAAACAAGagaaataatactccctccattctttaATTATGTTCCTATCTGTCATTCAAGacgattttatttgttgttctaaTGAATATCTTTCTATTAATATCATGAATTTTGGAAAAGTAATATTCTTTATccgcattttaatattttagtaatGCTTATAGTCCCTACATATTTTCCACTagttaaacaattctgatccaTTTGGTAGTCGGGACTAAAAATTGGGAATAGTAATAATAGCAAGTTAatttgtgtaattttggtaataatattttcttagaCAAGTTTAATAATCATGTTTATTCTCAttcaataatttcattatttcacaaaattcgttttaatgcattatcatttgaaaatgCGATATTagttggtaatgaaaaattataaacaaaaaactttttataatgacataatacaaattatttttgTATTCTCATTATCTAGTACTAATTACTAAACATTTTTACAACTCTATATTTACCAcaacttaatacttaaaataatttacacAATAGTTTAGCTAGTGAACTAAAACTAAGCTAAAATACATAACCCATATTAAATGATATTCTGATATAAAAtctaaaatctaaattaaaacaaaaaaaatataaaaaaaatatgcaaaATACGGTACTACCAATAGGAGTGGAAAAAAGATATACAGAATTTAGATTTACAAGTTGAAGATGACTCTAATATTTTGAGATTCAAACTTTGCCATTAAACTGTTTTATTCCAACTTATTCCCCTAAGCTACTTGTTTGGGTGATAAATGGTAATTAATATACAACGTTGGtaagaaaaatacaaaattaacacaTACAATAAAACATATCCAGTTTAAAAACTGAAGTAATTCACAAAAAGCTCTCATATCTTGCATTACTAAGATATAACTTGGAATATTAGTAACAAatgtttatttttgaaattttttatgttcataataaaaaaacctaatattattctaaaaaatatttttagggaattgatttaaaaattgatgaattttcttattaatgttttatcttattttccCAAGAAAATCTGCTAGAAGAATTATAATGTGAAAGCAAATAAATGTTTTGGAGTCAAATTATTTTGTCCTTTCATCTTCCTTGAGGTATAATATTCATTTGCACAGACAAAACCCAACCGGCAGCAACCACCGACCACCGCCACTACTGTCTACTCACCATTCACCGTTAAATTCGTAACCAATTTCAGGCCACCAAAGAAACAactatccaaaataaaaaatcaaattattacaACTAAAGAAAAGACAACAAATTTAGATCCAAACCCAGTAATATATAGATCAATAATGAGTATTTACcttcataaattataattacttaTACCATAAATCAAATTTTTGGATTTAGATTAAAAGCCACCACCATAAATCAATGGAAGACGTGGGGCTATGGTGGATGATGAGGCAAAATTTATGATGATATATTTTGTCAAGGCAATAGCGAAAATGATGGCGGTGGTGATATGGTAGCATCGTGGCGTCGTGGCAATACGGTAGCACTGTGGTTGTCAATGGAAGACTACAAGACTAAAAAACCAAAAGCAAGGAAAAAGGAAACTAAAGAAGATAAAAATGAAACCCACAAAGAGAATGAAACGAGAGGAAAGAAGTATAAGAAATTAATTAGATTTTCAATgcatttaatattaaatttgattaaaaataataaaagaaaatttcagCATTCAATTTTCATGAAACGTTAGTGGTAGCACTTATGtattaagattttttcacattgTAACATCTAGTTTATGCATTATttaactgtcgtagcattttcggttaaatttttgttaatttctgtttaatttatcattttgtaacatttttccacatggtagcatctagtttttgctgtttaattcataattttaacttttaattcaccgattaatttatcaacgcccttaaatgttataacaatttcattttcattcaaattattcgtattataaaattcaaaaggcgcattacaaatactaataaataattcaaaagacgCATTTCATAAGCTCAAAACATGcatttttataagttcaaaatgtATATTCCAAGCactaatatatatacaacatttaagggtgttgataaattaatcggtgaattaaaaattaaaatgttgaattgaacatttgagagcaaaaactggatgctaccatgtggaaaaatcttacaaaatgatgactTAAaaggaaattaacaagaatttaacggaaaatgctacgacagttagatagtgcataaactggatgttaccatgtgaaaaaatcttacaaaagtgctacaaCTGGTGTTTCatgaaaattggatgctaccatgtggaattttccaataataaaattatataagatTTCATCTTATTTACAGCCctgaataaaattatataagatTTCATCTTATTTACAGCTCGAGCTGTAAATATCACAAcccttttaaaaaattgaaaatatagaGTAATTTTTGGATCGTAATTATTTCTATACACCTCTTAAAATGCCATGTTTGGAAATGAttatttcatttggaaatttagaattaattcaaatttattatttgcaaatcaaaaattttcaaatttgaatttggatcaaattccaccattgtttttaaagtaatcaaaattgagaatttgagaattacTATCCAAACCTTaccattctcaaattcttcatttatgatttcataattgaaatctataatttgaaatgatatgaaatgaaatacttgtttccaaacactacattagttattcaatttaaatattttcatttagaaaaataaatgatcTTATAGTTGCATTTATGTCCATCCAACTAGTTGCTATACCGATGGGTGTTAAAAAATATCCTGAATTTCTACTCTTTATACGAAACCAAAACTGCAAGGAAACAGAGGAAATTCGGgtattacattaaaaataaaatataaaataaatgtagaaaaaggaaaaggatAGTTTTTGGATGATTTAATTAAAGGGATTAGAAAACTCGCATACAAGATTGTGTGGAAATTTCGGTAGCATCTACTCTGAAACTGGACgcaccaaagaaaaaaaaagtgcaataaaacataataaagaaGAGGCATCATCGGCCCTATAACAAAATATCGCGGCGGAATTTTCATCGTCTAATCTTCTGTtgacatgctaagcatggatcgtggttccaatgtAAACGCTTGaatttgaagaaagaaaaacaacgataaactatttaaatcatacaaaccaCAAAAACAACGCAACAGAAATAACTTATACAAAGGGGGACATGCACCCcaaactcaaaacataaacaacttaattgaaaaagaaactaCGTGTAgaatcaataacaataagatttttttttttacactttaagATTCTGACTCATTTCCCCCCGTATACAATGCAAAGAAGCTCCATCACCTATAATGTCTATATATGATATCTCTGTTGCTCAACGTAAGATCATAGACCAACgtgtcatagcagggccatcaaAGACAAGCCATCAAAGTAATCAATGAATCTATAGTAGTAAGAACCACAGAATAAGTGAATAGGACAATAACATTGCAAGACGTAAAGGTTCTACTCATCTATTTAAACACTTTCTATTTACTCCACGATTTCCTTTTCAAAACTCCTCTACTTTATGGCATAGTGACAAGGCCAAGGGcattatcggccatccggcgcccatggaaaagtatgagctcataccccttCCAGCTGATTTTCTCggatcctaccttcgggaaaaataAAACACATTGGGGTACCcatccagtgaagaggccatcatattggggtttgcaaagcccgcatggtaacacctcagtcaaagggcggtatcggccatccgacattcaatgacaaaagtatgctcataccccctatACAGTGATCCTGTCGGATCTCaactaggggactattaaatcaagcAGACACAATCTAGTTAAGTCACCCCTAGCTATACCCATAAATTCAGGTTAATTGAAAAGCAGCCTAATatcttttaggaaaaattatctagaataatacagttttttatgatttttctacaataatcccgattaataattaacattgaataattttaactttatgggttatttgtctagagtaaactgaaaattaatataaagttagagaaaaattaaaaaaattgctaTAGTAGGTCATCTAATTACCCGAGTTTGTTCTAGGCAAGTACCtcataaagttgggattattcatggttaataaataggtgagattattgtaggaaaattataaaaaagttgaaTTGTTTTATATCTTTTATTATAAAGCAATGCTTATaactaaaaaatgaataaagtgAAGAAACATATGGATGAAAATTAAAGGAGTGTATAtcattgataaaaataaaaataagacaaatttatACATATTAAAACCGAAAATAAAGCATATTTCGTAAGGCCTAATAGTTAAGAAACAAATAATCTACTATTATAAATTCAGGTTTAGCTagattttccttttaaatttgtttaataggTTTTGATTCCCATGTATTTTATATCatgattgatttttattaattttcattcacacatttaatttattcatttatatgatTTGTATAAACTTTGACTTATAACAAAAGCCATGACACTAAAAAAGTACCGATTATAACGAGTTGGTGAATCAGAAATAGTTTAAGGAagatgttttttaaaaattataaattatctcGGTTGAGATAACTATTGCCTTTTCACctaaaattttaagttcaatcATTATCTAACTCTTTCATCTGCTCACctaatcattatcatcatcatataagCAGTGTACTCTGCTCATAGAAACTATTATGCCCATACTCATATGATATCCATAACAGCTAGTCTtttacaatatttcaaaaattaatgcctatttacaatatcttaaatgttcacttacattatttttaatgcctatttacttttataatattttaaaaaatatatattaaaccgGTTCAATTAGAAATAGTTTCTCAAAAAGATCGTGTAtcacaaaaatttgtatatCCATAAAGAATGGTCAAGCCAAAGAGTCATAAAATGAACGCTCAAATTTCTTACCTTACCATTAACCGTCGAGAGTTGGCATTAAGGTGGCGGGAAATTAAGGATCAAGTcttattttaagttttgaagTCCCCCTTTTTTTTCAAACTAAAAATTTACAGTTTTCTAATTTTCTTTCTCTTCGTTCACTTCCTTCTCAACTGTTTTTCATCTTTCTCTTCCCTGTTCGTCGCACATATCCGAAATCAATACTAATAACTATCAGTCAATCTTACAATTTACTAATAAATTTCGGTCGAAAGAACATAGACGACACTGATTCTTTTGTTTCTAATAGGAGAATTTCAGCAGGTTGATTTGATTCATCAGTCGGAAGGAATTTTCCGCTGAATCACTGAGTTTCGATCAAGGTTGGCTTTACGGATTCTTTTGATACCtgtttaataattaagttttgaTGTTATGCAACTGAAATCATGCCATTTGATCGGAAATTTAAGTTATATCAGATCATTCATTCATTCCAAAATCAACACTATCAGTCAATCTTACAATTTACTAATCAATTTCGGTCGAAAGAACATTCTTTTATTTCTAATCGGAAATTTTCTGCAGGTTGATTTAATTCATCAGTCGAAAGAATTCGCTGCTGAATCACTGATTTTCGATCAAGGTTGGCTTTTCGGATTCTTTTGATGCTTGTTTAATATTTAAGTTTTGATGTTATGCAACTGAAATTATGGCATTTGATCGgaaatttttaacttaattaagTAGATCATTTGTGTGATTGGAGAGAAACTTGTACCTCAAGAGTCAAGTGTGACTTAATGTTTGTTTCTCAATAGGGTAGGACATTAACATGCCAAACGCCAATAGTGTTTCTCAATAGGGTACCCCAATAAGCCATGATAGATTTTCGGGTGTTTGATTCTtagctttttggttggcttgttggttggtcaaacagcaaaaaaagtatttggtaaatgacttttaaaataGCTGAAAGGCCgatttttaagccaaaataaaaaagttgcTCTAACTAgcttttttggttgatttttggcttgttcacccactttttctctaataaacagccaacaatcaatactcaaatttaccaaacatctccacaaACAGCTAACTTTTTCAGCTAACTTAAAATCCAGCAAAAACAGCCAATATTTCTAGctagtcaaacaagccaactaaaaaagccaGCGTGCAGAAAATCCGTTGAGAGTTTCTGTTGTCTCGGTAGAGAACTGTACGATCTTTTCCCCTATTGTATTgaatcaataaaaaaagaagtcaGCGGCGAACTTGGTTCGTTCAATTCTTAGGGAGAAGAAGGATCCGCTGGGAATGAATGGGTAGACTTAAGTAGTCTCTTCATTAGCCGGAAGGAAGATCTCCACTCATTTCATTCAGTGCATGCGGCTTAGGATAAATTGCTAAAACAAACGGGAGGAAAGGATCGACCCATTCAGTCAAATTCCGAAGAAAGACTGTTGGCGGGAGGTGGAGACATTTCTACGATCCcctaaaaaaaaaggaaatgctAACAGCTAATAGCCAACAGTCAATTGTCAAACACCCCTTTGTGTATGAATACCGAATAATACTTTCTCCTATAGTACGATTTAAAGAAATTGttccatttagttttttaacaatattaatcaataattttaagttgttttttgttcttaatttagatgttaaaaaatatttaagtgagattttatttaattcgtttcaatgtaaattttattaata
This genomic stretch from Amaranthus tricolor cultivar Red isolate AtriRed21 chromosome 9, ASM2621246v1, whole genome shotgun sequence harbors:
- the LOC130823675 gene encoding 60S ribosomal protein L32-1-like — protein: MAVPLLDKKIIKKRLKQFKRPQSDRKISVKTNWRRPKGIDSRVRRKFKGCTLMPNIGYGSDKKTRHYLPNGFKKFVVHNVNELGLLMMHNRMYCAEIAHNVSTKKRKDIVERAAQLDIVVTNKLARLRSQEDE